In one window of Mesorhizobium sp. B2-1-1 DNA:
- a CDS encoding Gfo/Idh/MocA family protein, translated as MRLLILGTGWMAQEHARQFSAIDGVDIVGAVDLDPARVGEFADGFNIPNRFTALDEALKWGAFDAVANVTPDRIHHPTTMQLIAAGKPVLCEKPLAENFGKAIEMAEAAEKAGIVNMVNLTYRNVAALQKARRMVQAGEIGTVRHVEASYLQSWLVSKFWGDWRSDPKWLWRLSRGHGSNGVLGDVGIHILDFASYGAALGIDHVFCRLRSFDKAPGNRIGDYGLDANDSFAMTVDFSNGAFGVVHASRWATGHLNELRLRIYGDRGGLEVVHNLDGSSLKACLGENVDDGIWEELDAGTVATNYQRFADAVRTGVQAEPSFRHAAELQKVLDLAVVSDEKRAELAASAQTR; from the coding sequence ATGCGGCTTCTGATACTTGGCACCGGCTGGATGGCGCAGGAACATGCACGGCAATTCAGCGCCATCGATGGCGTCGACATTGTCGGGGCCGTCGACCTCGATCCGGCGCGTGTCGGCGAATTCGCCGACGGCTTCAACATCCCCAACCGCTTCACCGCGCTGGACGAGGCGCTCAAATGGGGCGCTTTCGACGCCGTGGCCAATGTCACGCCGGACCGCATCCACCACCCGACCACCATGCAGCTGATCGCGGCCGGCAAGCCGGTGCTGTGCGAGAAACCGCTGGCCGAGAATTTCGGCAAGGCGATCGAGATGGCCGAGGCCGCCGAGAAAGCCGGCATCGTCAACATGGTGAACCTCACCTACCGCAACGTCGCGGCGCTGCAGAAGGCCCGCCGGATGGTGCAGGCCGGTGAGATCGGCACGGTCCGGCACGTCGAGGCGTCTTATCTGCAGAGTTGGCTGGTGTCGAAATTCTGGGGCGACTGGCGCAGCGACCCGAAATGGCTCTGGCGGCTGTCGCGCGGCCACGGCTCCAACGGCGTGCTCGGCGATGTCGGCATCCACATCCTCGATTTCGCCAGCTACGGCGCGGCCCTCGGCATCGACCATGTATTCTGCCGGCTGCGTTCCTTCGACAAGGCGCCCGGCAACCGCATCGGCGACTATGGGCTCGACGCCAATGACAGTTTCGCCATGACGGTGGATTTCTCCAACGGCGCCTTCGGCGTGGTGCATGCCAGCCGCTGGGCGACCGGCCATCTCAACGAATTGCGCCTGCGCATCTATGGCGACAGAGGCGGTCTCGAAGTGGTGCACAATCTCGACGGCTCGTCGCTCAAGGCTTGCCTCGGCGAAAATGTCGACGATGGGATATGGGAAGAGCTCGACGCCGGCACGGTGGCCACCAACTACCAGCGTTTCGCCGACGCGGTGCGGACCGGCGTGCAGGCCGAACCGTCCTTCCGCCACGCCGCCGAACTGCAGAAGGTGCTGGATCTGGCCGTGGTGTCGGACGAGAAGCGGGCGGAACTCGCGGCGAGCGCGCAGACGCGGTGA
- a CDS encoding DUF922 domain-containing Zn-dependent protease — MALASAPVLVSRRAVLRACVRLCLSLVAVLALPLVAHAQWKPVETIEPYAISGRTGQELYRSIGENGPLIRGAKTRTIAYTNFKLTWTRDYQNKGRDCVLASARPKLIITYALPKPSGSLPPAVQKSWDSFIAGVAAHEKVHGADIIAMVRKIEAATVGLSVADDPKCAKIRTEMTRRLSELSQAQRQASRDFDRVEFGNGGNLQKLVFGLVTGP; from the coding sequence ATGGCATTGGCGTCGGCGCCGGTCCTGGTTTCGCGGAGAGCGGTGTTGAGAGCGTGTGTTCGTCTGTGCCTGTCGCTGGTCGCGGTGCTCGCCTTGCCGCTTGTCGCCCATGCCCAATGGAAGCCGGTCGAGACGATCGAGCCCTACGCCATCTCGGGCCGGACCGGACAGGAGCTCTACCGGTCGATCGGCGAGAACGGACCGCTGATCCGCGGCGCCAAAACGCGCACCATCGCCTACACCAATTTCAAGCTGACCTGGACCAGGGACTACCAGAACAAGGGCCGCGATTGCGTGCTGGCATCGGCAAGGCCGAAGCTCATCATCACCTATGCCTTGCCGAAGCCGTCAGGGTCCCTGCCGCCGGCCGTGCAGAAGAGCTGGGACAGCTTCATCGCCGGCGTCGCCGCCCATGAGAAGGTGCATGGCGCCGATATCATCGCCATGGTGCGCAAGATCGAGGCGGCGACCGTCGGGCTCAGCGTTGCCGACGATCCCAAATGCGCCAAGATCCGGACCGAGATGACCAGGCGCCTCTCCGAATTGTCGCAGGCGCAGCGGCAGGCAAGCCGCGATTTCGACCGCGTCGAATTCGGCAATGGCGGCAATTTGCAAAAACTGGTTTTTGGCCTCGTGACCGGTCCCTGA
- a CDS encoding GIY-YIG nuclease family protein, which produces MTGYVYMTASQKAGTIYIGVTNDLGRRMPEHKSGQGSRFTSQYGVQRLVWYEEYFDITDAIQREKSLKRWRRQWKVELIEKANPEWFELFRGTGW; this is translated from the coding sequence ATGACCGGCTATGTCTACATGACCGCCAGCCAGAAGGCCGGCACCATTTACATCGGCGTCACAAACGATCTCGGTCGTCGTATGCCAGAACACAAGTCGGGCCAGGGTTCGCGCTTCACCAGCCAATATGGCGTGCAGCGACTGGTCTGGTACGAGGAGTATTTCGATATCACGGACGCCATCCAGCGCGAGAAATCGCTCAAGCGCTGGCGGCGGCAATGGAAGGTCGAACTGATCGAAAAGGCCAATCCTGAATGGTTCGAGCTATTTCGTGGAACAGGATGGTAG
- a CDS encoding GNAT family N-acetyltransferase has protein sequence MITFRKALASDLPALVAMLADDPLGAAREDASLPLAQGYVDAFNAIDADPNQLLAVAVDGADVVGTLQISFLAGLSRKGAWRGQIEAVRVAGHRRSEGIGRLMIEWAVDQCRARGCGLVQLTTDKTRADAHRFYESLGFTGTHLGYKQNI, from the coding sequence ATGATCACCTTCCGCAAGGCCCTGGCCTCCGACCTGCCTGCCCTCGTCGCCATGCTGGCGGACGATCCGCTTGGCGCGGCCAGAGAGGATGCCTCGCTGCCGCTGGCGCAGGGCTATGTCGATGCCTTCAACGCCATCGATGCCGACCCCAACCAGTTGCTGGCGGTGGCGGTCGATGGCGCCGACGTGGTCGGCACCTTGCAGATCAGCTTCCTTGCCGGGCTGTCGCGCAAGGGCGCCTGGCGCGGTCAGATCGAGGCGGTGCGGGTGGCCGGGCACCGCCGTTCCGAAGGCATAGGCAGGCTGATGATCGAATGGGCTGTTGATCAATGCCGGGCGCGCGGTTGCGGCCTCGTCCAGCTCACCACCGACAAGACCAGAGCGGACGCGCATCGGTTCTATGAAAGCCTCGGCTTCACCGGCACCCATCTCGGCTACAAACAGAACATTTAG
- a CDS encoding PLP-dependent aminotransferase family protein, translating to MNLLASRSSRMKASEIRELLKLLDQPDIISFAGGIPDPALFPAEAIRDAYADVLGGGEAGAALQYQVSEGYLPLRRWIAGQMGKLGVACEEANIFITSGSQQALDYIGKLLLSPGDTALVTWPTYLGALQAFNAYEPRYDRLRPEGGNMTPDAYRAAAAANGGRVKFAYLVPDFANPTGNTLDRQQREAVLDLAGELDIAIVEDAAYRALRYDGESVPPILALDCARSGGIDKARTLYCGSFSKILSPGMRVGWVCAPRHVVDKLVLMKQASDLHSPSINQMVMHRAAEAVFEAQVEKLIGAYRERRDGLFAALEANMPKGVTWSRPEGGMFVWVTLPEGADATTLLARSVKEARVAFVPGSAFFADGTGRNTLRLSFTLADRRAVTEGIPRLAALLKA from the coding sequence ATGAACCTGTTGGCCTCGCGCTCGTCGCGCATGAAGGCCTCGGAAATCCGCGAGCTCCTGAAGCTGCTCGACCAGCCGGACATCATCTCCTTCGCCGGCGGCATTCCCGATCCGGCGCTGTTTCCGGCCGAGGCGATCCGCGACGCCTATGCCGACGTGCTCGGCGGCGGCGAGGCGGGGGCCGCGCTTCAGTACCAGGTGAGCGAGGGCTATCTGCCGCTGCGGCGATGGATCGCCGGGCAGATGGGCAAGCTCGGCGTCGCCTGCGAGGAAGCCAACATCTTCATCACTTCGGGCTCGCAGCAGGCGCTCGACTATATCGGCAAGCTGCTGCTGTCGCCCGGCGACACCGCACTGGTGACGTGGCCGACCTATCTCGGCGCGCTGCAGGCCTTCAACGCCTATGAACCGCGCTACGACCGGCTGCGGCCGGAAGGCGGCAACATGACGCCGGATGCCTATCGCGCGGCGGCGGCGGCGAATGGCGGCCGGGTCAAGTTCGCCTATCTGGTGCCGGATTTCGCCAACCCGACCGGCAACACGCTGGACAGGCAGCAGCGCGAGGCGGTGCTCGACCTTGCCGGCGAGCTCGACATCGCCATCGTCGAGGACGCCGCCTACCGGGCGCTGCGCTATGATGGCGAAAGCGTGCCGCCGATCCTGGCGCTCGACTGCGCGCGCTCCGGCGGCATCGACAAGGCGCGCACGCTCTATTGCGGCTCGTTCTCGAAGATCCTGTCGCCGGGCATGCGCGTCGGCTGGGTCTGCGCGCCGCGCCATGTCGTGGACAAGCTGGTGCTGATGAAGCAGGCTTCCGACCTGCACAGCCCGTCGATCAACCAGATGGTGATGCACCGGGCGGCCGAAGCGGTGTTCGAGGCCCAGGTCGAAAAACTGATCGGCGCCTATCGCGAACGCCGCGACGGCCTGTTTGCGGCGCTTGAAGCCAACATGCCGAAGGGTGTGACCTGGAGCCGCCCGGAAGGCGGCATGTTCGTCTGGGTGACGCTGCCGGAAGGCGCTGACGCCACCACGCTCCTGGCGCGCTCGGTGAAGGAAGCGCGTGTCGCCTTCGTGCCCGGCAGCGCCTTCTTCGCCGATGGCACCGGGCGCAACACGCTGCGGCTGTCCTTCACGCTCGCCGACCGCCGCGCGGTGACCGAGGGTATCCCGCGGCTGGCGGCGCTGCTCAAGGCTTAA
- a CDS encoding ester cyclase has translation MTDLSGIYRDYIACLNRQDWPNLGQFVDDDVSHNGRRIGLSGYRAMLEKDFDDIPDLRFDIRLLVCDPPHVASRLMFDCTPRGNFLGLAVDGRKVSFAENVFYEFRGAKIRLVWSIIDKAAIEAQL, from the coding sequence ATGACCGACCTTTCCGGTATCTACCGCGACTACATTGCCTGCCTCAACCGGCAGGACTGGCCGAACCTCGGGCAGTTCGTCGACGACGACGTGTCCCACAATGGCAGGCGGATCGGTCTCTCCGGCTACCGTGCGATGCTGGAGAAGGATTTCGACGACATTCCGGATCTTCGTTTCGATATCCGGCTGCTGGTCTGCGATCCGCCTCATGTCGCGAGCCGCCTGATGTTCGACTGCACGCCCAGGGGAAATTTCCTCGGGCTTGCCGTAGACGGCCGGAAAGTGTCCTTCGCCGAGAACGTCTTCTATGAATTTCGCGGCGCGAAGATCCGGCTCGTGTGGTCCATCATCGACAAGGCCGCCATCGAAGCCCAGCTTTGA